The following proteins are encoded in a genomic region of Bacteroidota bacterium:
- the rplL gene encoding 50S ribosomal protein L7/L12: protein MADVKALADQLVNLTVKEVKELADILENEYGIKPAAAAVVAAPAGGAGAPAAAEKTAFDVVLKNGGANKLQVVKVVKDATGLGLKEAKDLVDGAPKAVKEGISKEDAEALKKALVDAGAEVEVK from the coding sequence ATGGCAGACGTAAAAGCCCTTGCTGATCAGCTCGTAAACCTCACCGTGAAAGAAGTGAAAGAACTTGCTGACATTCTTGAAAACGAATACGGTATTAAGCCCGCTGCTGCTGCAGTTGTTGCAGCTCCGGCCGGTGGTGCAGGTGCTCCTGCTGCCGCTGAGAAAACCGCTTTCGACGTAGTTCTCAAGAACGGTGGTGCTAACAAACTTCAGGTAGTGAAAGTAGTGAAAGACGCTACCGGTCTCGGCCTGAAAGAAGCTAAAGATCTCGTTGACGGTGCTCCCAAAGCAGTAAAAGAGGGCATCAGCAAAGAGGACGCAGAAGCGCTCAAGAAAGCACTTGTTGACGCAGGTGCTGAAGTGGAGGTGAAGTAA
- the rpoB gene encoding DNA-directed RNA polymerase subunit beta yields MALETSKKQQRINFAKSKAQVDYPDFLEIQLKSFQDFFQLETTSENRQDEGLFKVFSENFPISDARNNFVLEFLDYFVDPPRYSIDECIERGLTYSVPLKAKLKLYCTDPEHEDFETIVQDVYLGTIPYMTPRATFVINGAERVIVSQLHRSPGVFFGQSRHANGTKLYSARVIPFKGSWIEFATDINNVMYAYIDRKKKLPVTTLLRAIGYETDKHILELFDLADEVKVSKAALKAVLGRKLAARVLKTWVEDFVDEDTGEVVSIERNEVIIDRETVLEAQHIDQIVEANVKSVILHKEDGANLDYTIIYNTLQKDTSNSEKEAVEHIYRQLRNAEPPDEETARGIIDKLFFSDKRYDLGEVGRYRLNKKLKQTTSNETRVLTKDDIIQIIKYLIELINSKADIDDIDHLSNRRVRTVGEQLYAQFGVGLARMARTIRERMNVRDNEVFTPTDLINAKTLSSVINSFFGTNQLSQFMDQTNPLAEITHKRRLSALGPGGLSRERAGFEVRDVHYTHYGRLCTIETPEGPNIGLISSLCVYAKINKLGFIETPYHTVTEGKADIDKPVIYLSAEEEDAKMIAQANMTLDEKGNFKETRVRARLEGDFPVIEPEKLSLMDVAPNQIASIAASLIPFLEHDDANRALMGSNMQRQAVPLLRPEAPIVGTGLEGLIARDSRVLAAAEGEGVVEFVDANEIHIRYNRTDNQRLVSFDDDLKVYKLTKFRKTNQSTCINIKPMVRKGDKVKPGQILCEGYATKDAELALGRNLKVAFMPWKGYNFEDAIVINERVVRDDIFTSIHIDEYVMEVRDTKRGLEELTADIPNVSEEATKDLDETGLIRIGAEVKEGDILIGKITPKGETDPSPEEKLLRAIFGDKAGDVKDASLKVPPSIRGVVIDKKLFSRAIKDKKAKADEKTLVEKIDKEQLMEEAGLKAVLVEKLSAILNGKTSAGVFNNLKEEVISKGTKFTQKVLEKVDFLNVEPTKWTAEKETNDLVRAVLHNYGIRFNEISGEYKRRKFALQVGDELPAGIVQLAKVYIAKKRKLKVGDKMAGRHGNKGIVARIVRDEDMPFLEDGTPVDIVLNPLGVPSRMNLGQIYETVLGWAGQKLGLKFSTPIFDGASIDEINKYTDEAGVPRYGRTFLHDGGTGERFDQPATVGIIYMLKLGHMVDDKMHARSIGPYSLITQQPLGGKAQFGGQRFGEMEVWALEAFGAANILQEILTIKSDDVAGRAKAYEAIVKGENMPPAGIPESFNVLLHELRGLALNVSLD; encoded by the coding sequence ATGGCCTTGGAAACCAGCAAAAAACAGCAACGCATCAACTTTGCCAAAAGCAAAGCACAGGTGGATTACCCGGATTTCCTTGAAATCCAGCTCAAGTCGTTTCAAGACTTCTTCCAGCTTGAAACAACCAGCGAAAACCGTCAGGACGAAGGACTCTTTAAAGTGTTCAGCGAGAACTTTCCGATTTCGGATGCCCGCAACAACTTCGTGCTTGAATTTCTTGATTATTTCGTAGATCCTCCGCGCTACTCCATCGACGAGTGTATTGAGCGCGGACTTACCTACAGTGTTCCGCTCAAAGCGAAACTCAAACTCTATTGCACCGATCCCGAACACGAAGATTTCGAAACCATCGTGCAGGACGTGTACCTGGGAACCATCCCGTACATGACCCCGCGCGCTACTTTCGTGATCAACGGTGCCGAACGTGTTATCGTTTCGCAGCTGCACCGCTCACCGGGCGTGTTTTTCGGCCAGAGCCGTCACGCAAACGGTACCAAGCTGTACAGCGCACGCGTAATTCCGTTCAAAGGTTCGTGGATTGAATTTGCCACGGACATCAACAACGTGATGTATGCGTACATCGACCGTAAGAAAAAGCTTCCGGTTACTACGCTGCTCCGTGCTATCGGTTACGAAACCGATAAACACATTCTCGAACTCTTCGACCTTGCCGACGAGGTGAAGGTGAGCAAAGCCGCCCTCAAAGCGGTGCTCGGCCGTAAACTGGCTGCGCGTGTGCTCAAAACCTGGGTTGAAGACTTTGTAGATGAAGATACCGGCGAAGTTGTGTCTATCGAGCGTAACGAGGTGATCATTGACCGCGAAACCGTTCTCGAAGCACAGCACATCGACCAGATTGTGGAAGCCAACGTGAAGTCGGTAATTCTGCACAAAGAAGACGGTGCAAATCTCGATTACACCATCATCTACAACACCCTTCAGAAAGATACATCCAACTCGGAGAAAGAAGCTGTGGAGCATATCTACCGCCAGCTTCGTAATGCCGAGCCGCCCGATGAAGAAACCGCCCGTGGTATCATCGACAAGCTCTTCTTCTCCGACAAACGTTACGACCTCGGCGAAGTGGGCCGCTACCGCCTCAACAAGAAGCTCAAGCAAACCACCTCGAACGAGACCCGCGTTCTCACCAAAGACGATATCATCCAGATCATCAAGTATTTGATTGAACTGATCAATTCCAAGGCCGATATTGATGATATCGATCACCTGTCGAACCGCCGCGTTCGTACGGTTGGTGAACAGCTTTACGCACAATTCGGTGTTGGTCTGGCCCGTATGGCCCGCACCATCCGTGAGCGCATGAACGTGCGCGACAACGAGGTGTTTACACCTACCGACCTGATTAACGCGAAAACACTTTCGTCGGTAATCAACTCGTTCTTCGGAACTAACCAGCTTTCGCAGTTCATGGACCAGACCAATCCGCTGGCCGAGATTACGCACAAGCGTCGTCTCTCGGCACTCGGGCCGGGTGGTCTCAGCCGCGAACGTGCCGGTTTCGAGGTGCGCGACGTACACTATACACACTACGGCCGCCTCTGCACCATCGAAACACCGGAAGGTCCGAACATTGGTCTTATTTCTTCGCTTTGCGTGTACGCTAAGATTAATAAGCTCGGCTTCATCGAAACACCTTACCACACAGTAACAGAAGGTAAGGCGGATATCGACAAGCCGGTTATTTATCTCTCGGCCGAAGAAGAAGACGCCAAAATGATCGCTCAGGCCAACATGACCCTCGACGAGAAAGGCAACTTCAAAGAAACACGCGTGCGTGCCCGCCTTGAAGGTGACTTCCCGGTGATCGAGCCTGAGAAGCTTTCGCTCATGGACGTAGCGCCGAACCAGATTGCTTCAATCGCGGCTTCGCTCATTCCGTTCCTTGAGCACGACGACGCCAACCGTGCGCTCATGGGTTCAAACATGCAGCGCCAGGCTGTTCCGCTGCTTCGTCCCGAAGCACCCATTGTGGGCACCGGTCTCGAAGGCCTCATTGCCCGCGATTCGCGTGTGCTTGCGGCTGCCGAAGGCGAAGGCGTGGTAGAGTTTGTGGATGCCAACGAAATCCACATCCGTTACAACCGCACCGACAACCAGCGTCTGGTTAGCTTCGACGACGATCTGAAAGTTTACAAACTCACCAAGTTCCGCAAAACCAACCAGAGCACCTGCATCAACATCAAACCGATGGTGCGTAAAGGTGATAAGGTGAAGCCCGGCCAGATTCTCTGCGAAGGCTACGCCACCAAGGATGCTGAACTTGCCCTCGGCCGTAACCTGAAAGTTGCTTTCATGCCCTGGAAAGGTTACAACTTCGAGGATGCTATCGTAATTAACGAACGCGTAGTACGCGACGACATCTTTACCTCGATTCACATCGACGAGTATGTGATGGAAGTGCGCGATACCAAACGCGGCCTTGAAGAACTTACGGCTGATATTCCGAACGTATCGGAAGAAGCGACCAAAGACCTCGACGAAACCGGCCTTATCCGCATTGGTGCCGAGGTAAAAGAAGGCGATATCCTTATCGGTAAAATCACCCCCAAAGGTGAAACCGATCCTTCGCCGGAAGAAAAGCTTCTCCGTGCCATCTTCGGTGATAAAGCAGGCGACGTGAAAGACGCTTCACTGAAAGTTCCGCCGTCAATCCGCGGTGTGGTAATCGACAAGAAGCTCTTCTCGCGTGCGATTAAAGACAAGAAGGCCAAAGCCGATGAGAAAACCCTGGTTGAGAAAATCGACAAGGAGCAGCTCATGGAAGAGGCCGGTCTGAAAGCCGTTCTCGTAGAGAAACTGAGTGCAATTCTGAATGGAAAAACTTCTGCCGGTGTGTTCAACAACCTCAAGGAAGAAGTGATTTCGAAAGGCACCAAGTTTACCCAGAAAGTGCTTGAGAAAGTTGATTTCCTGAATGTGGAGCCCACCAAGTGGACCGCAGAGAAGGAAACCAACGATCTGGTGCGTGCCGTACTGCACAACTACGGAATTCGTTTCAACGAAATCAGTGGTGAGTACAAGCGCCGCAAGTTTGCACTGCAGGTGGGCGACGAACTCCCGGCAGGCATTGTTCAGCTGGCCAAAGTATATATTGCCAAGAAGCGTAAGCTGAAAGTAGGTGATAAGATGGCCGGCCGTCACGGTAACAAGGGTATTGTAGCCCGTATTGTTCGTGACGAAGACATGCCGTTCCTCGAAGACGGAACACCGGTTGACATTGTACTCAACCCGCTGGGCGTACCTTCGCGTATGAACCTGGGTCAGATTTATGAAACCGTTCTTGGCTGGGCCGGACAGAAGCTGGGTCTGAAATTCTCGACTCCGATCTTCGACGGTGCAAGCATTGACGAGATCAATAAGTACACCGACGAGGCAGGCGTACCGCGCTACGGCCGTACCTTCCTGCACGATGGTGGAACCGGCGAGCGTTTTGACCAGCCGGCCACAGTGGGCATTATTTACATGCTCAAACTTGGTCACATGGTTGACGACAAGATGCACGCCCGTTCAATCGGACCGTACTCGCTCATTACCCAGCAGCCGTTGGGTGGTAAAGCGCAGTTTGGCGGACAGCGTTTCGGTGAGATGGAGGTGTGGGCACTCGAAGCATTCGGTGCAGCCAACATTCTGCAGGAAATCCTGACCATCAAATCAGACGACGTGGCCGGCCGTGCCAAAGCCTACGAAGCAATCGTGAAAGGCGAAAACATGCCGCCGGCAGGCATCCCCGAATCGTTCAACGTACTGTTGCACGAACTTCGCGGCCTTGCACTCAACGTTAGCCTCGATTAA
- a CDS encoding 30S ribosomal protein S21, whose translation MIIVAVKEGESLEKALKKFKKKFEKTGVVRALRDRQKFTKPSVRKRETKLKAIYRQQMHQNLEA comes from the coding sequence ATGATTATCGTTGCTGTAAAAGAAGGCGAATCGCTCGAAAAAGCACTCAAAAAGTTCAAGAAGAAATTCGAGAAAACCGGCGTAGTTCGTGCCCTGCGCGATCGCCAGAAATTCACCAAGCCTTCTGTTCGCAAACGCGAAACCAAACTCAAAGCGATTTATCGCCAGCAAATGCACCAGAACCTCGAAGCGTAA
- a CDS encoding tyrosine-type recombinase/integrase yields the protein MSRFIDYLAFEKRFSPHTQTAYRADLIQLRDYLVVTYDNILPEEANYQLIRSWIVELMNQGISARSVNRKITTLRTFYRFLMREGRVKVNPMLKIQGPKTARRLPEYVEEKQMQQLLDGRAFNPGEGEDTYDAELARLIVELLYGTGIRLAELIGLRQDDFNFSRNTIKVLGKRNKERIVPVPVALAELAKGFVALKTTRHIQPDPDDGIVYLLQQNTGKKLPRKFVYTLVRRYLSLVTTIDKRSPHVLRHTFATHMLNNGADLNAIKELLGHANLSATQVYTHNTVEKLKNIYQQAHPRA from the coding sequence ATCTCCCGTTTTATCGACTATCTCGCATTTGAAAAGCGATTCTCCCCGCATACGCAAACCGCTTATCGGGCTGATCTTATTCAATTACGTGATTATCTGGTTGTTACTTACGATAACATCCTTCCCGAAGAAGCCAATTACCAGCTCATCCGTTCATGGATTGTTGAGCTGATGAATCAGGGCATATCTGCCCGCTCCGTAAACCGGAAAATTACCACCCTGCGCACATTTTACCGCTTTCTCATGCGCGAAGGCCGGGTAAAAGTAAATCCCATGCTCAAAATTCAGGGCCCAAAAACAGCCCGCCGCCTGCCCGAGTATGTGGAAGAAAAACAAATGCAGCAACTGCTCGACGGACGCGCATTTAATCCCGGCGAAGGAGAAGATACCTACGATGCCGAACTGGCCCGGCTTATAGTGGAACTTTTGTACGGCACCGGCATCCGCCTGGCCGAACTCATCGGTTTGCGGCAGGATGATTTTAATTTCTCCCGCAATACCATTAAAGTACTCGGCAAACGAAACAAGGAACGCATTGTGCCTGTGCCCGTTGCCCTTGCCGAACTTGCGAAAGGCTTCGTTGCCCTCAAAACCACACGCCATATTCAACCCGACCCCGACGATGGTATAGTGTATCTGCTCCAGCAAAATACCGGAAAAAAACTTCCCCGGAAGTTTGTGTACACGCTTGTGAGACGTTACCTTAGCTTAGTCACTACTATTGATAAAAGAAGTCCACACGTGCTGCGTCACACTTTTGCCACCCACATGCTCAATAATGGCGCTGATCTCAACGCCATCAAAGAGCTTCTGGGCCACGCAAACCTCTCTGCCACCCAGGTGTACACGCACAACACGGTTGAAAAGTTGAAAAACATCTATCAGCAGGCACATCCCCGTGCCTGA
- the rplK gene encoding 50S ribosomal protein L11, which yields MAKEVSALIKLQIKGGAANPSPPIGPALGAKGVNIMEFCKQFNARTQDRPGKVLPVIITVYSDKSFEFIIKQPPVAVQLKDAAKIQSGSAESNRKKVGSVSWDQVRQIAESKMPDLNCFTIESAMSMVAGTARSMGLTVAGESPLKK from the coding sequence ATGGCGAAAGAAGTAAGTGCTCTGATTAAGCTTCAGATTAAGGGTGGCGCAGCCAACCCTTCACCGCCCATTGGTCCCGCTCTCGGTGCCAAAGGTGTGAACATCATGGAGTTTTGCAAGCAGTTCAACGCCCGGACGCAGGATCGCCCCGGCAAAGTGCTGCCGGTTATCATTACGGTTTACTCAGACAAATCGTTTGAGTTCATTATCAAACAACCGCCGGTAGCCGTTCAGCTTAAAGATGCCGCAAAGATCCAGTCTGGTTCAGCAGAATCGAACCGTAAAAAAGTAGGTTCGGTTTCATGGGATCAGGTGCGTCAGATTGCTGAGTCTAAAATGCCCGACCTGAATTGTTTCACCATTGAGTCAGCAATGAGCATGGTGGCCGGTACAGCTCGAAGCATGGGTCTCACAGTCGCCGGCGAGAGCCCGCTGAAGAAGTAA
- a CDS encoding 50S ribosomal protein L10, with translation MTKQEKTQIIENLAAKLADSKHFYLADTSELPSEKTSALRRMCFNQNIELIVVKNTLLRKALERTNDGEYSPMYDALKGPVSIMFSESNSAPAKLIKEFRKDGKKPLLKAAYVEQSVYLGDESLDALASIKSRDELIADVVAMLQSPAQNVISALQSAGGTLSGLVKTLSERPE, from the coding sequence ATGACAAAACAAGAAAAAACACAGATTATCGAAAACCTGGCAGCGAAACTTGCCGACAGCAAGCATTTCTACCTGGCCGATACTTCTGAGCTCCCGTCTGAAAAGACGAGTGCTTTGCGGAGAATGTGTTTTAACCAGAACATTGAACTCATCGTTGTAAAGAATACCCTCCTGCGCAAGGCGCTTGAGCGTACCAACGATGGTGAGTACAGCCCGATGTACGATGCCCTCAAAGGCCCCGTATCCATCATGTTCTCGGAGTCGAATTCAGCTCCTGCGAAACTCATTAAAGAGTTCCGTAAAGACGGCAAAAAGCCTCTGCTGAAAGCGGCTTACGTAGAACAGAGCGTGTACCTCGGCGACGAGTCGCTTGATGCACTGGCCTCTATCAAATCGCGCGATGAACTTATCGCCGACGTGGTGGCTATGCTTCAGTCTCCTGCCCAAAACGTTATCTCTGCACTGCAGAGTGCGGGCGGCACACTCTCGGGTCTGGTAAAAACCCTTTCGGAACGTCCGGAGTAA
- the raiA gene encoding ribosome-associated translation inhibitor RaiA: protein MDIQIQSIHFDADRKLISFIEEKVGKLTHFYDGIIRSEIFLRLDKSDSSTNKVAEIKLNVPGTDLYVKRQCRTFEEAIDTGIEAISRQVKKHKEKLRGK from the coding sequence ATGGACATTCAAATTCAATCCATACACTTCGACGCCGATCGAAAACTCATCAGCTTTATTGAAGAAAAAGTAGGAAAACTCACCCATTTCTACGACGGCATCATCCGCAGCGAAATCTTCCTGCGCCTCGATAAATCCGACAGCTCAACGAATAAAGTAGCCGAAATTAAACTCAACGTACCCGGTACTGATCTCTACGTAAAGCGCCAGTGCCGCACCTTCGAAGAAGCTATCGATACCGGAATCGAAGCAATAAGCCGTCAGGTGAAAAAACATAAGGAAAAATTGAGGGGAAAGTAA
- the secE gene encoding preprotein translocase subunit SecE: protein MNKLRAYFDEVYQEMVHKVSWPTWSELQESAIIVMIASVIFSIVVALMDLAFRGGMSFLYKFI, encoded by the coding sequence ATGAACAAACTCAGAGCATACTTCGACGAAGTGTACCAGGAAATGGTTCACAAAGTGAGCTGGCCTACTTGGAGCGAACTGCAGGAAAGCGCAATTATTGTAATGATTGCTTCGGTAATCTTTTCAATAGTTGTGGCTCTCATGGATTTAGCATTCCGTGGTGGCATGTCGTTCCTCTACAAATTCATCTGA
- a CDS encoding 50S ribosomal protein L1, whose amino-acid sequence MARIAKKRKAALAKYDMTKAYYMTEAVKVVKDITTTKFDASVDISVRLGVDPRKANQMVRGMVTLPHGTGKTVRVLVLCTPDKEAEAQAAGADFVGADDYIAKIKEGWTDVDVIITTPSMMGKVGALGKILGPRGLMPNPKTGTVTMEVGKAVKDAKGGKIDFKVDKAGIVHASVGKVSFTAEMLAENANELLSTILKLKPSSAKGAYVRSIYLSSTMSPSVQVETKTLA is encoded by the coding sequence ATGGCCCGTATAGCTAAAAAACGGAAGGCAGCCCTGGCCAAGTATGATATGACTAAAGCATATTATATGACAGAAGCTGTTAAAGTGGTGAAAGACATCACTACTACCAAATTCGACGCATCAGTTGATATCAGCGTTCGTCTTGGCGTAGATCCGCGCAAAGCCAATCAAATGGTGCGTGGCATGGTTACACTGCCGCACGGTACCGGTAAAACGGTTCGTGTGCTTGTACTTTGCACACCCGATAAAGAAGCAGAGGCACAAGCTGCCGGTGCTGATTTTGTTGGTGCTGACGACTACATTGCCAAGATCAAAGAAGGTTGGACTGATGTGGACGTAATCATCACCACACCCAGCATGATGGGTAAAGTGGGTGCTTTGGGTAAAATCCTCGGTCCCCGCGGACTGATGCCGAACCCGAAAACCGGAACGGTGACAATGGAAGTAGGAAAAGCGGTAAAAGACGCAAAAGGTGGTAAAATTGATTTCAAAGTTGACAAAGCAGGTATTGTACATGCTTCAGTTGGCAAAGTATCATTTACTGCCGAAATGCTTGCTGAAAACGCGAATGAGCTTCTCTCTACAATCCTGAAGTTGAAGCCGTCATCTGCAAAAGGTGCTTATGTGCGCAGCATATACCTTTCGAGCACGATGAGCCCCAGCGTTCAGGTAGAAACCAAAACGCTTGCTTAA
- the nusG gene encoding transcription termination/antitermination factor NusG, whose translation MTEVSNTNDTQAKKWYVLRVVNGQEKKIKQYVESEVTRLGLQDFVSQVLIPMEKVIQIRNGKKVAKERNIFPGYVMLEGILVGEIPHVLKNITGVIGFLGSKTGDPVPLRDHEVKRMLGKVDELTGAEETMLNTYVVGETVKVIDGPFNTFSGVIEEINEEKKKLKVMVKIFGRKTPLELSYMQVEKE comes from the coding sequence ATGACTGAAGTAAGCAATACCAACGATACGCAAGCCAAGAAATGGTACGTACTGCGCGTGGTAAACGGGCAGGAAAAGAAAATCAAGCAGTATGTGGAGTCGGAAGTAACCCGCCTCGGCCTGCAGGATTTCGTGTCGCAGGTACTTATTCCGATGGAAAAGGTAATCCAGATCCGCAATGGCAAAAAAGTAGCCAAAGAGCGGAATATTTTCCCCGGGTATGTAATGCTTGAAGGTATCCTGGTGGGCGAAATCCCCCACGTACTTAAAAATATTACCGGTGTCATCGGTTTTCTGGGTTCAAAAACAGGCGACCCTGTCCCCCTGCGCGATCACGAAGTGAAGCGCATGCTGGGCAAGGTTGATGAACTCACCGGAGCCGAGGAAACCATGCTCAATACGTATGTAGTGGGCGAAACCGTGAAAGTGATCGATGGTCCTTTCAACACGTTCAGCGGTGTTATCGAAGAAATCAACGAAGAGAAGAAAAAACTCAAGGTGATGGTAAAAATCTTCGGTCGCAAAACCCCGCTCGAACTCAGTTACATGCAGGTGGAAAAAGAATAA
- the tuf gene encoding elongation factor Tu, whose translation MAKEKFDRSKPHVNVGTIGHVDHGKTTLTAAITSVLASKGLAEVRDFSSIDNAPEEKERGITINTSHVEYQTANRHYAHVDCPGHADYVKNMVTGAAQMDGAILVVAATDGPMPQTREHILLARQVGVPQLVVFMNKVDMVDDLELLDLVEMEIRELLSFYKFDGDNTPIIRGSALGGLNNEPKWVEKIMELMDAVDSYIPTPARDKDKPFLMPVEDVFTITGRGTVATGRIETGVVNVGDELVILGMGTESFKTTCTGVEMFRKLLDRGEAGDNVGILLRGIDKKDIRRGMVIAKPGSITPHTEFKAEVYVLKKEEGGRHTPFHNKYRPQFYFRTTDVTGEITLPEGREMVMPGDNVTISVNLIVPIAMDKGLRFAIREGGRTVGAGQVIEIVK comes from the coding sequence ATGGCAAAAGAGAAATTTGACCGTTCCAAGCCGCACGTAAACGTAGGCACCATCGGTCACGTTGACCACGGCAAAACCACCCTCACCGCTGCAATCACTTCAGTGCTTGCTTCAAAAGGTCTGGCTGAGGTGCGTGACTTCTCGTCAATTGACAACGCTCCTGAGGAAAAAGAACGTGGTATCACCATCAACACCTCGCACGTAGAGTATCAGACAGCTAACCGTCACTACGCTCACGTTGACTGCCCGGGTCACGCTGACTATGTGAAGAACATGGTTACCGGTGCTGCCCAGATGGACGGTGCTATTCTCGTTGTTGCTGCTACAGACGGCCCCATGCCCCAGACCCGTGAGCACATCCTGCTCGCCCGTCAGGTTGGTGTTCCCCAGCTTGTGGTGTTCATGAACAAAGTAGATATGGTTGACGACCTCGAACTTCTCGACCTCGTTGAGATGGAGATCCGTGAACTCCTTTCTTTCTACAAGTTCGATGGCGACAACACCCCCATCATCCGTGGTTCTGCCCTCGGCGGCCTGAACAACGAGCCGAAATGGGTTGAGAAGATCATGGAACTCATGGACGCAGTTGATTCTTACATCCCGACACCTGCTCGCGATAAAGATAAGCCGTTCCTGATGCCCGTGGAAGACGTATTCACCATCACCGGTCGTGGTACTGTTGCCACAGGCCGTATCGAAACCGGCGTTGTAAACGTAGGTGACGAACTCGTGATCCTCGGCATGGGTACTGAGAGCTTCAAAACCACCTGTACCGGTGTGGAAATGTTCCGCAAGCTGCTCGATCGCGGCGAAGCTGGTGACAACGTAGGTATCCTCCTCCGTGGTATCGACAAGAAAGATATCCGTCGTGGTATGGTTATCGCGAAGCCCGGTTCTATCACCCCGCACACCGAGTTCAAAGCTGAGGTGTACGTACTGAAGAAAGAAGAAGGCGGCCGTCATACCCCCTTCCACAACAAATACCGTCCCCAGTTCTACTTCCGTACCACAGACGTTACCGGCGAAATCACCCTGCCGGAAGGTCGTGAGATGGTAATGCCTGGCGATAACGTAACCATCAGCGTTAACCTGATCGTTCCCATCGCTATGGACAAAGGTCTCCGTTTCGCTATCCGCGAAGGTGGCCGTACCGTAGGTGCTGGTCAGGTAATCGAAATCGTGAAGTAA